CTAGCGGTACATACTACCatgtaaaataaaataaatgaacATGAGGCTCCCTAGGGTCTGGTCATCTTTCACCTCCTGAACGGGACGATGGAGCATCGCCGTTCTTGCCTCTCCATCGCCAGAGATAACCAGTCGTTGTTGATGATGGACGAGCAGTCGCCAAGTCCACACTCCTAACGAACTACTGGCCCGGAGAAGAAACCACCAAACTAGATATTCATATGGTAGATCAGGTCTTCCCCGCACTCCCATGCCGGTTGTGGAAAAGGAGGGGTGGCGACCTACCCACCAAATGAGAGGTGCTAGCATGGTGCCTCCAGAAAATCTCCtctctagggtttggagaggagagtaTGGTTTCGGAAGAACATCTCATGATGTTAGTTAACAAGACGGGTCATCATCTCAAGCAAGGTCAAAACTGTTTCCTCTCATCCCCAGAAGCGACTCCCAAGTGACTGGGGTTTCCCCGCCTCCGGCGGTGGCGCTACCAATATGCCTCAGGTCCTGTGGCCTTATGGTCATGGAGGCGACTTGCCGCGTCAGAGGGCTCCTGGTCGGTTTAGGTGCTTTTTTCATTTGTGTAGGCTTTTTGACCTGCTCAAGCACGCAAGGTGGCAGCGACTCCCTAAAAAGGAGGAAGGTTCTCCCCACGCAGCCCCCGGcccggcggtgcgtctagcatcattggaggacgtgtggaggtgtgtctccgacagATCTCATGGGATTTGATCGGTGATGGCTCGAGAATTTTTAATATTTGAGATGAGTTTTCATTTGGTTTTCAACGGATTCATATAACATCTCCTTTATTTCTAACGCTAATCCTCCAAGAGATAagaaaacccatttttccattgttCCAAGTCACCTTAAATAACCTCACCTCCATCTTTCATAGCATTGCCTTTATTTTCCATGTACACCCCAGCGAGTGATTCCATCATCACTAGGTAACAATGAGTGAAGATATTTTTAGTATGAGAATTTAGAAGCCCACATCCAGATTTCTTTAAATAGACACTTTCTTGTTTTACCAACAAAATTAGATGAATATGAGTGCCAAATGATGGATGGCTCCAACGGCAAAGGGAACTGCTAGGTGGTCTCCCCCGCCACCGGGTTGGGATAAACTAAGTATTGTTGCAAGCTTTGGCCTCTTTTCGTGCTCCGCATCCTTCCGAGCAGTTGGGAGCAACTGCAGGGGAGGAGTGCTAATGGTGGCTGCGGTAACTAGTCGGTGATGTCATGATCCTGACGAAGTGGATGGATTAGAGTGTGTGGAGGGCATTAAACTTTTCCGGGAACGAGCTATTATATCTTCGATCATTGAGTCGGATAGCTTGTCACTCATTAAGATCATTGCTATGTCACAATTACAAGGAGGTCTTGGGGATGATATCGTTGTTGCGGAATGTTCTATACACCATAGGGAGAAAATAAAAGGTGCTCACTCTTTGGCGCAGGTAGCTTCTAGGAGTGCAACCTGATCCATCTGGATCCTAGATGTACCATCTGCTATTATATGCAGTATCATCAATTAATGAAACCCCTTGTTCGGACAAAATACTAGCTTTGttgaaaaattatgttgaaatccTAGACAGTTCAACAAAAACTATTGGAGACTGGAGaacaatattcatcttgaaatgaaATGAAATTTGAGAATTTCAGAAAGTCTAAGAACAACCACAACTATCAAAAAAAATGACAAGCTTTCAAAAAAAATCAGTCCATGACTTCACAAAATAAGTAAGAATTTTGACCCCAAAAGAAAGGAACTTTGGAGAACCATACTTAAAAAGATATGTCAACATTGAAAGGACGACATTGGAATAACAATTTCTGCCATTGTGATCAACGGAAATGAAGTTCCAAAGTTCTAAAGATAACTTTCTAATCAAACAAGTGGATCATGCAACAAAAATGAAAATGTAATGAAAATATAAATATAAGAAAATTAGACCGTGCACCTTcccaccattcatgacttcatggcGTAAAGTCATGATAGGTTCGACATAGTAGCGCTTGTGATGATCACCACTCGCTCAAGGCAATGTGTGGATGACCGAGGATGTGAAAGATATTGGGGTGTGGTTTCACAATGGCGGTTCGTAGCCTTGGAACTCCCTAGAGGCACTACCTAGCGAGAGAAGTTTATGCAAAACGAAAGCGGTGGATGTGATTTATATGTTACATGACTGGCGCCTTTAGTGAAACGACATGTATGATTGAAATGATAATTTTCAGCATTTAACCATAAGTGAGCAACTTATGTTACATAACCATAACACGTGCAAAGAGCTTCCATTGCAAGTCATTTGGCCAAAATATTGGTATATAACTTAATACATATAAATAGTGATACATTGACATGTAACATTCTTGGAATATATCATAAACACTAGTACATTTTCCACAAGAACAATGAAGCCCTTATTTGATAATATGTAAGATAATAACAAATAAATGAAAAAAGAGTCACAATACATTAGGTTGGGCTCCATTTTTTTAGATTCCTCGCATGAAGGGACTAGGGGTAGGCATTGCCATACCCAGATCCAGCACCTTTGCCTGCACCATGCCCACCATTTCTTCCTCCGCCATTACCACCACCGTTTCCACCAGCATCTGCATTTGTACTACCTTGTCTATACCAATTGTTAGTAGCAGTAGCTGAGCCGGAACCAGTGCCACTACCAGCCCCATACCCACTAGATCCTTGATAACCACTAGCTtgccctccaccaccaccgccaccggcaCCGCCAGCGCTAGTATATCCACCATAGCCACCACCATAAGGATATGAAGATCCTTGACTATATTGACTAGAACCGGAGCCAGAGCCGGACCCGCTACCATATCCAGTTCCACCATtttggccgccgcctccaccgccacctccacctccaccgcttGCATGGCTACCACTATTAGAACTCACGCCAGACCCAGTTCCACTCCCAGCACCCGAGCCACCACCACTCACAGTTCCCCCACcctctcctcctcccgctcccgttCCCGTGGCGCTTCCACTGCCGAATCTAACCACCCTTGCAGCATTGGCCAGTCCAATGCTCAAGAGGACAACATAGCCGAGGGCTACTAGCTTTGTGCCTACCATTGTGTGTGTTTTATGGAAGTGTGTACTCTTGCAAGATGAGGTGAGTTCCAAGTGAAAGATCGTATGGACATTTATAGTGGTGCTTGCGGCCATGCATGCTGGGGGTGGAGGTTGGAGTTTTTGACAAAGTCATGTCTGAACTCAAGTGGAGGCTTAGAATAATTAGCGCCTTAATTGGTGCAGGTAAAAGTAAACGATGATGACTGACTGCTAATCGTGATCGCATCGGCGTGGGTTCAACAGTTGTAAGACACATGCAAGCATCCAGTGACGAGCAGAGGAGCGAGGCAACCTCGAAGTTTCCGTAGTTCAGTTTGGAGTGGAAGTAAACGACGACTCCACCCATGTAATCGAGTTGTTGGGTCAAGTAGCCGTGCATGAAGAATTGATTAGCAGATGATCAAGTTCAAGTGGACGGCAAAATCCGTATAAATGCTTTAGCTCTAATGTCCGGGCCAGTATTAGCCGATGGTTAGTACACCGTATTGATGCCCGGACTAGTTAAAGTTAATAGCTGAACCGGTCCATAGCTTTGGAcctatatgactttgctattgctGGCGTGTTTTTATGTGCGTGACTTTGTGTTAGTTGTGTGTATCCTAATTATGCAGAGGCTgggtgtgtgctcattgtgtttgtatcatcttgatgctacattttgagttaataaaatccaccctttgttGGAAAAATAGCTGAACCGGCTGTATTCCGGCGAGATGCTCTAGCTCCAAAGGTTGTGAACCCGAGATACATTACACAGCTGCTTCTTCATCAACTGAACGAAAATGTACGGCAACGCTGCTTTGTGAGCCGAGATGATCTAGCAACGAGTGGTAGTCGGAGCACCAAACAGCAAAGGGAAGCAGCCGGCACTGCCACGTCAGCAAAATCTACAAACCCTCACCTCATCGGATAGATAGGCCGACAGAAATCAATGACAACGAGCCATCGAACCATCGAAGCCGACATTGTCAAGATGGCGGGGAGGCTCGAGGAAATTTTATTCGCCAGACCGACGGCACTGCCACGCAATGCTAGTAAAAGCATCAAAGAGGGGAATACTAGAGATCCATCTGGTAGATCGGGGCTTCCCCGCACTCTCATACGAGACATGGAGGAGGCGGTGACCTACCGCCGGACAAGCGATGGCGGCGTGGTGCATCTAGAAAATCACCTCTCTAGGGTTTGAGAGGCGAGAACGGTTCCGGAAAAACCGGTGGTGCGGTTAGTTAACTAGATGGATCATCACAAGTAACATAATTAACTAGTTTTGCTTTTGCAGACAAAACTTactatctattcatcttcaatcatggcagtacaacaaacagtagaaaaaaaataaaaattacatgcagattgatagaccacctagcgacgactacaagcactgaagcgagccgaaggcgcgccgccataAATGCCTCTCCCTCGTCGGAGCCGGGCagaacttgttgtagtagatagtcagaaagtcgtcgtgttaaggcccCATAGGATCAGCGCATCAGAACAGCAACCGCCACCATTGAGGTGTATCGTTGATCGGAAGAATCCAACctaaagacacacgaacgtagacgaactacGACAAGATCCGAGCAAATGCACCAGGGACAGATCCACTGGAGACAcatctccacacgcccaccgacaaTGCTAGATGCACCACCGGGACGAGGACTGGGCGGGgaggaccttattccatcttcagggagccgccacctGCTCTTCTTCTTGAGCAGgacacaaatcctaacaaaattCAAAGGAACATCTAAAGATGGAACCCTCCTGCCGGCAAGGATCAGGATCCACCGCgccgccatggccctaaggccacgggAGACAAGGTGGACCGGCGCTGACGCCGATGGGAAACAAAGAAAACTTAGCCTTTTCTTGGGGAGGCATACGCAACATAATTAACTAGTTTGATGTCACACAAAAAATCAGCTAGCTTAAATTTCAGAGAAAAACCAGCCAGGTTACCTTACAAAATCCCAATAAAATACCGTTGTTTGATCTTCCAACATTCTTTCATTTTAGTTTCatgtatttttttccttttcatttCTATATTCCCGTTCTATCTATTTTTTCCTTATGGAGtttctaatatttttatttattttatatttatattTCCCCTTTTACTTTTTTTTGAGTTGGCTTTTACTTTTTTGTAATTAGCTTTCATGTGTTCCACCAGTACGTAATATTTTTATGCTGTTTTATAATTTGTTTGAGAAATAAAAAGAATTATCTCATGTGTGTGTATATATTTGGAACAAAGTATATTAATTTTAGAACAAACAATTTTATCATGTTTGTTCTTAAAACAATAATATTTTGATTACCATGATTGATCGTCACAATTAACAAAATCAGCAAGTTTGATGTCACAAAAAAAATCAGCTAGCTTTAATGTCAAAGAAAAAACTCGCTAGCTTACCTTAACAAAGCCCAACAAAATGTCCTTGTTTGAGCTTCCAGTATTTTTGCATTTTTGCttcatttttttttactttttagttTTATATTCATCTTTTATATTTTTTCTTATGGAGTTTATAATACTTttaatttattttatatttattgttttaccTTTTATTTTATTGTATTTAGCTTTCTTGAGTTCCACCGACACTTGGGTAATATTTTGATGCAGTTTCATGAATTTTTTTCAGAAATAGAAAAATTATCAGATGTGTGTACATATATTTTGAACATAATAAATTGATACTAACACAATAGGCTTTATCATGCTTTTTCTAGGAACAAGAACATTTTGCATGACTTGGATAAACACATATTTTCCCTAAGTAGGTAACATATTCAAAGGATAGGCGAACATATTTACAAAAAGTTTTTTCATGTCTACATACGGGGCAATTGATGTATGTCTACGAGAAGCAGATAATGTTATTCTGAATGTACCCTGAGCATGGCTTACTGCATTTTCTCTTTGGAAACTTGTTCCCAACATTTTACAACAGTTTTTTAACCTAGTATGTTCCATCTATTCACTCCACCCAGTtttgattattattattttcaaactTTTTTCTCCCTGGTATTCCTCCTTTTGGTTTCCTTTCATTGTTTTCCAAATACGCTTCACGTTTTTCCGTCAGTTTCTACTGGGTTTTTTGAACTGAGAATTTCAACTCTAGTTAACCTTGCTCCAGCTTCCAACTGCCAAAAAAAAACATCGCTCCAGCTTCAGCTACTAAAGTCAGGATACGAATCGAGGAACACACACTCCCCAATAGAGATGCACTCACTCAGCCAGTCAACCGGTAAGCTCTGGTACAATAAGAACTGCAACCTTGTGCGGAAAATCAAAGAATTCAGTTAAAGATGCTCAAGAAATTACTCTGGAAGAACTACAACCTTGTGCGGAATATCAAAGAATTCAGTTGATGCTCACGTAATTGCTCTAGAAGAACTGCAACCTTGGGCAGGAAATCAAAAAATTCAGTTATGGAAGCTCATGCAATTGTTCTAGAAGAGCTTCAGCTGCTCACTGGTTTCAGATAGCAGACACACTGGGATAAATTAATCCGGGCGCTGACTTGTATATTGAATCGACTGTAAACTGTAACAACAcacttcaaaaaaaaaaattgtctTCAGTGGGTATATTTATGACACACACGCAGATGCCAGACAGGGGCAAACGTGCAACAGGCAATTGAGAGTAGCCTGCAACTCCTGAACACGGCCTTGCACCAGTTACAGCCAGAAAAAGAACAACAGAATCTAGGACCTGAGCCTGCCCATGATAGAGATACTCGTAAACAACAAAATGGCAAAGATGAAATTATAACAGGGCAATTCAATACCTAACTAGATACAACGGAAACAAGCAGAAGAATAAATTGCAACAGAACATTCCACTGGTAAGTTTACTACTGCctctgtcccacaatataagatcgtttttcaaTCTAATATAGCTTAAAAAACGATCTTATAttgtaggacggagggagtataatgatCAGGTGATCAGGTGCTAGCTCCAAGCTCATCTAATGATCAGGTAAAGCTAGCAACTGAACAAACTGAGAGGATTGTCTGCCACATTTAATCTCAGCTACAACAATACTTAGAAACAGGAAGCAGATGTAAATTGGCTAAATACTTAGAAAACCACTGGATGATCTTCAAGAATGAAGACCTCGATGAAAAAAAACCAAGTCGATCCTTCAGTTCAGAGAAATAGAGGCATGAGACTAATCGATTAGCAACTATCTCAAACGCTGACCACAATGACTTCACAATTTAAGCATCAACATGCTAGcggcttcaaaccaaacagatattCAGGCAGGTATAAATTTCATGCAACCATGAAACAGTCAGAGATTCTTGATCATAACTTGTATACATCAAAAACAAACTAGGCGGCTTAGTTtgtcatgtatagcttctatgccatgtctttttgctgggtgtatgcttagtttgtcatgcaatgcctcgtagtgagtgcatcgagttcgtaaacatgcctacttgttaactgttttgccatgctccagtttttcactaagtctgaatatgtttatgtttttgctatcttaacatgcttgcaattgtattttctgatcccttttggcttatggtcactaagagacttttgttagatgctttgagtagcttcatggcatgccttgctttgccatgatatgttcctgtagcatgtagttttcgtgctctaaacattgcttcctgatgataaattcctgatatgctgttattttcacaaagtctgaaacctgttatcttttgcacttttgccatgcttgtttgaacctgttaatgagtgaattagccgtagctcatttttcatcttttgtcaagcatcatgagtggatccctgtcatatatttttttgctatgtttgagtgttgtagcatatttatcttgatgcatttaactagtcacttgctgattatcgcagaccggtgtcatatttgttttgtttgccatttccaaaccgtgcatccgattccggtgatctttatatcgatttcgactgaaaccaactcctctttccagtggcactcttggttttccaagttgaggccagtttcaatcattcttttccaaatcatgcatatgcatcacataccgcatcccgcatatcatatcatgtttgcatcatcttgtttgagcattgcacatggttgattgtgttccttttgcttgttgttctttcttgggtagagccgggagacgagtacgtgatcgaggagcccgttgagtacgcctacgaggatcaaggcaactctgagaactttgcaggcaagatgaccataccctcgaaatcacttctatctttgcttgctagatgctcgctcttttgctatgcctatgctacgatacctaccacttgcttatcatgcctcccatatttccatgtcaagcctctaacccaccatgtcctagcaaaccattgtttgactatgttaccgctttgctcagcccctcttatagcgttgctagttgcaagtgaagattggagttcGTTCCTTCTTGGAACTTGTTTattttgggatatcataatattatcttttttatcttaatgcacctatatactgggtaaagagtggaaggctcggccttatgcctagtgttttgttccactcttgccaccctagtttctgtcatatcggtgttatgtttccggattttgcattccttacgcggttgggttataatgggaaccccttggcagttcgccttgaataaaactcctccagcaatgcccaaccttggttttaccatttgtcacctagcatctttttcccttgggttttcgaagcccgagggtcagctttatttaaacccccgggccagtgctcctctgagtgttggtccaccttgtcagccgccggtggccaccaggggcaactctgggctggcctaccggaagtttggacaatccggtgtgccctgagaacgagatatgtgcagctcctatcgggatttgtcggcacattcgggcggtgttgctggacttgttttaccattgtcgagatgtcttgtaacctggatgccgagtctgatcgaattgtcttgggagaaggaatatccttcgttgaccgtgagagcttgtgatgggttaagttgggactcccgtgcagggatttgaactttcgaaagccgtgcccgcggttatgggcagatgggaatttgttaatgtccggttgtagataacctgacacttacttaattaaaatgcatcaaccgcgtgtgtaaccgtgatggtctcttctcggcggagtccgggaagtgaacacggtgttggagtaatgcttgacgtaggttgttctaggatcacttcttgatcatagttcatcgaccgtgcctttgccttctcttctcgctctcacttgcatatgttagccaccatatatgctagtcgcttgctgcagctccacatcatgcctttaccctacctataagcttaaatagtcttgatcgcgagggtgtgaaattgctgagtcccctgactcacagattccttccaaaaccagatgcagggaccgatgatactgctccaggtgattcgacagagctcaagtgggagttcaatgaggactcaggatgatactacgtgtctttcccggatgatcagtagtggtgcccagttggggcgatcggggactttgtcgcatttgggggttgatatttattttggttccgtagtcggaccctgagtgtattgaatgaatgtaatgacttatttatgtatttgtgtgatgtggcgagtataagccaactatgtatctttcccctttatttatttacatgggttgttgtgaagattacctcacttgcgacattgctttcaatgcggttatgcctctaagtcgtgcttcgatatgtgggagatatagccacatcgagggcgttacaagggactagttctccctcggggttgagggtatgtaccagtagctatgtgtttgatctctctctctctctcgtgttcttgatttggcacgatcttgatgtatcgcgagctttgctattatagttggatcttatgtttctcctccccctctactctcttgtaatgaattgagttttccccttgaaattatcttatcagattgagtctttaaagatttgagaacacttgatgtatgtcttgccatgcgtatctgtggtgacaatgggataccacgtgattcacttgatgtatgttttggtgatcaacttgcgggttccgcccatgaacctatgcataggggttggcacacgttttcgtcgtgattctccggtagaactttggggcactctttgaggtcctttgtgttggttgaatagacgaatatgagattgtgtgatgcatatcgtataatcatacccacgaatacttgaggtgacattggagtatctaggtgacattagggttttggttgatttgtttcttaaggtgttattctagtacgaactatagggccgtttgtgacacttataggaatagcccaccggattgattggaaagaataactttgaggtggtttcgtaccctaccataatctcttcgttcgttctccgctattagtgactttggagtggctctttgttgcatgttgagggatagttatgtgatccaattatgttagtattgttgagggaacttacagtagcgaaagtatgaaccctaggccttgtttcctatcattgcaataccatttatgctcacttttatcacttgctaccttgctatttttatattttcagataacaaaaactattatctactatccatataccacttgtatcaccatctcttcaccgaactagtgcacctatacaatttaccattgtattgggtgtgttggggacacaagagactctttgttatttggttgcagggttgcttgagagagaccatcttcatcctacgcctcctacggattgataaaccttaggtcatccacttgagggaaatttgctactgtcctacaaacctctgcacttggaggcccaacaacgtctacaagaagaaggttgtgtggtagacatcagcAGCGCACGGCGCCGTCGACGGGGGTGAGGCGGCCGGGGAGGAACCCTAAccgcggcggcggcgtcgggcggaggGGATCGATTGTGAGAGTGAGGGGGTGCGGGGGGCGCTCGGGCAGGTTTTCTTTTcccctagtagtagcgctgggtAGAGGCCGGCGCTATTGCTAAGCCCACCAGCTGTAGCGCCCGTTCGAAACAAATGCTACAGGTAAGTGGGATACCGTTTTTGCCCTGCGGCCCATGTAACAGCAGCGCGGCCCAAGCTAACAAACGTTGCTGTTATtcaatagtagtagcgtgttttctacccagcgctactggtaaatacTAGTAGCATGGGGTCAAAAACAGGCGCTACTGGTGAACTTCTACCTATAAGCATTTTNNNNNNNNNNNNNNNNNNNNNNNNNNNNNNNNNNNNNNNNNNNNNNNNNNNNNNNNNNNNNNNNNNNNNNNNNNNNNNNNNNNNNNNNNNNNNNNNNNNNNNNNNNNNNNNNNNNNNNNNNNNNNNNNNNNNNNNNNNNNNNNNNNNNNNNNNNNNNNNNNNNNNNNCCCCCCCCCCACCTGGACTTTGCCAGCGGTGATTTGGCGGCGGCGACAGCATGGAGGCAGCGTAACCCTAGATGGGTTCGGTGAACCATGATACATAATTGCTTTATGATCTGAACAGCGAAATTAACATACTCAACTTTTTCTCTCTAAAACTAATAATGCCTCACATCTATTGACCAGCCATAGGCAGAGCCTGACAAGGACATGGGTGTACATTTGTAAACTCATTAGTTTCTAAACTATAGTTCAAATCTCCTAATTAATGTTATAATTAATTAGTAGAATACCATCTTTTTTTAGCCATGCACATCCAATTTGAAAATCTTGCCTCCGCCATCGAACCTAGCGGTACATACTATCatgtaaaataaaataaatgaacATGAGGCTCCCTAGGGTCCGGTCATCTTTCACCTCCTGAACGGGACGATGGAGCATCGCCGTTCTGGCCTCTCCATCGCCAGAGATAACCAATCGTTGTTGATGATGGACGAGCAGTCGCCAAGTCCACACTCCTAACGAACTACTGGCCCGGAGAAGAAACCACCAAACTAGATATTCATATGGTAGATCAGGTCTTCCCCGCACTCCCATGCCAGTTGTGGAAAAGGAGGGGTGGCGACCTACCCACCAGATGAGAGGTGCTAGCATGGTGCCTCCAGAAAATCTCCtctctagggtttggagaggagagtaTGGTTTCGGAAGAACATCTCATGATGTTAGTTAACAAGACGGGACATCATCTCAAGCAAGGCCAAAACTGTTTCCTCTCATCCCCAGAAGCGACTCCCAAGTGACTGGGGTTTCCCCGCCTCCGGCGGTGGCGCTACCAATATGCCTCAGGTCCTGTGGCCTTATGGTCATGGAGGCGACTTGCCGCGTCAGAGGGCTCCTGGTCGGTTTAGGTGCTTTTTTCATTTGTGTAGGCTTTTTGACCCGCTCAAGCACGCGAGGTGGCAGCGACTCCCTAAAAAGGAGGAAGGTTCTCCCCACGCAGCCCCCGGCCCGGCGGTGCGTCTAGGATCATTGGAggatgtgtggaggtgtgtctccgacagATCTCATGGGATTTGATCGGTGATGGCTCGACAATTTTTAATATTTGAGATGAGTTTTCATTTGGTTTTCAACGGATTCATATAACATCTCCTTTATTTCTAACGCTAATCCTCCAAGAGATAagaaaacccatttttccattgttCCAAGTCACCTTAAA
The Triticum dicoccoides isolate Atlit2015 ecotype Zavitan chromosome 3A, WEW_v2.0, whole genome shotgun sequence genome window above contains:
- the LOC119270344 gene encoding glycine-rich cell wall structural protein 2-like is translated as MVGTKLVALGYVVLLSIGLANAARVVRFGSGSATGTGAGGGEGGGTVSGGGSGAGSGTGSGVSSNSGSHASGGGGGGGGGGGQNGGTGYGSGSGSGSGSSQYSQGSSYPYGGGYGGYTSAGGAGGGGGGGQASGYQGSSGYGAGSGTGSGSATATNNWYRQGSTNADAGGNGGGNGGGRNGGHGAGKGAGSGYGNAYP